The Rhododendron vialii isolate Sample 1 chromosome 6a, ASM3025357v1 genome includes a window with the following:
- the LOC131331413 gene encoding protein DETOXIFICATION 27-like, with amino-acid sequence MVSVNRNDEEELNQPLVDSTSTSPSNGVAQGQTDQPEEEDYREKLDLKSKVWIESKKLWHIVGPSILSRVATFSMNIITIAFAGHLGDLELASLSIANNVIVGFNFGLLLGMASALETLCGQAFGAKRYHMLGIYMQRSWIVLFLCCFLLLPLYVFATPLLKLLGQTEDVAEEAGLVALWLIPLHFNFAFLFPVQRFLQSQLRTAVLAWVSLVVLVIHVGISWVFIYWLEFGVVGAAVTLDVSWWLTFFGLLGYTLLGGCPDTWSGFSMEAFSGLWEFVKLSAASGVMLCLENWYYRILIVMTGNLKDATLAVDALSICMSINGWEMMIPLAFFAGTGVRVANELGAGNGKAARFASIVSVVQSTIIGLFFCALIMMLHHQIALIFTSSTDVLDAVDSLSLLLAITILLNSVQPVLSGVAVGSGWQSKVAYLNLGCYYLVGVPLGVVLGWVFDLGVKGIWEGMIFGGTFVQTVILAIIVMMCNWEKEAENATMRVRKWSTPPKTDSES; translated from the exons ATGGTGTCGGTGAATAGGAACGATGAAGAAGAACTCAACCAGCCCTTGGTAGACAGTACTTCTACTTCACCTTCAAACGGCGTGGCGCAAGGCCAAACCGAtcaaccagaagaagaagattacAGGGAGAAATTAGACCTCAAGTCAAAGGTGTGGATTGAATCAAAGAAGCTATGGCATATAGTTGGCCCCTCCATCCTCAGCCGCGTCGCCACTTTCTCAATGAACATCATCACCATAGCCTTCGCCGGCCACCTCGGAGACCTCGAACTCGCTTCCCTCTCCATTGCTAACAATGTCATCGTCGGCTTCAATTTTGGCCTCCTG TTGGGGATGGCTAGTGCATTAGAGACCTTATGTGGGCAAGCCTTCGGAGCCAAGAGGTACCACATGTTAGGCATATACATGCAAAGGTCGTGGATTGTGCTCTTCCTGTGCTGCTTCTTGCTACTGCCCCTCTACGTATTCGCAACCCCGTTGTTAAAGCTCCTGGGACAAACCGAAGACGTGGCAGAGGAAGCCGGGTTGGTGGCCTTGTGGTTGATTCCGCTCCACTTCAACTTCGCCTTCTTGTTTCCGGTGCAGAGGTTTCTTCAGAGCCAGCTGAGGACGGCGGTGCTGGCGTGGGTTTCGTTGGTGGTTTTGGTGATACACGTGGGGATTAGCTGGGTTTTCATATACTGGTTGGAGTTTGGAGTGGTGGGCGCCGCCGTGACTTTGGATGTGTCGTGGTGGCTGACGTTTTTTGGGCTGTTGGGATATACTCTTTTGGGTGGATGCCCAGATACTTGGTCTGGTTTCTCCATGGAAGCCTTCTCCGGACTTTGGGAGTTCGTCAAGCTCTCTGCTGCCTCTGGTGTCATGCTCTG CTTGGAAAACTGGTACTACAGAATATTGATAGTGATGACCGGGAATTTGAAAGATGCTACTCTAGCTGTGGATGCATTGTCTATATG TATGAGCATCAATGGTTGGGAAATGATGATTCCTTTAGCTTTCTTCGCCGGAACAGG AGTAAGGGTTGCGAATGAGCTAGGCGCAGGGAATGGAAAAGCAGCTAGATTTGCATCAATAGTATCCGTGGTACAATCCACCATTATCGGCTTATTCTTTTGCGCACTGATAATGATGTTACATCACCAGATAGCATTGATCTTCACATCTAGCACAGATGTCCTCGATGCAGTGGATAGTCTTTCTTTACTCTTGGCCATCACCATTCTTCTTAACAGCGTCCAACCAGTCCTTTCTG gggTGGCTGTTGGATCTGGATGGCAATCGAAGGTTGCATACCTAAATTTGGGATGCTACTACCTTGTTGGGGTTCCTCTTGGAGTAGTTTTGGGTTGGGTATTTGACTTGGGAGTTAAG GGCATCTGGGAAGGGATGATCTTCGGGGGAACATTTGTACAAACAGTAATATTGGCGATCATTGTTATGATGTGCAATTGGGAAAAGGAG GCTGAGAATGCTACTATGCGTGTACGAAAGTGGTCAACTCCTCCCAAAACGGATAGTGAATCATAG